GATGTGAGATTAGAACATGTAGCCTTTGGAACCATGATGGATAAAAGCGGAAGACCGTTTAAAACACGTGACGGGGGAACCGTTAAACTTATCGACCTGCTGGATGAAGCGGTAATCAGAGCTAAAGAAGCGATCAAAGACAGAGAGAACTACTCTGATGAAGAAGTAGCAAAACTTGCAAAGATCATAGGGATCGGTGCAGTCAAGTATGCTGACCTTGCTATCAACCGTGAATCAAACTATATCTTTGATTGGGATAAGATGCTTAGTTTTGAGGGAAATACTTCACTCTATATGCAGTATGCTTATGCGAGAATCCAAAGTATCTTCAAAAAGCATAATGGACCTGTTGAAGGTGATATCATCATCTCTGATACATTAGAGCAGCAGCTAGCAGTCATGCTGCTTCGTTTTGAAGATATTCTTGGACGTGCTGCAGAAGATACATCACCAAACCAGATCACCACTTATCTTTATGAGATGGTAACACTCTTTATGCGTTTTTATGAGCATAACCCTATCCTCAAAGAGGGTGTGGATGAAGCAACAAAAATGAGCCGTCTGCAACTGGCTGACCTAACTGCAAAAACGATCAAACAAGGACTTGAACTCCTTGGTATTGAAGTAGTAGATAGATTATAATACTTTATATAACAAAGGGAGGAGTAGCATTATGAAAGGTTTTATAATTTTAGCAATTATTTTGACCTTGGGTATCCTCTTTTTGTACTATTCCAAAACAAAAAATCTCAAAAAACTTTTTATCTCACTTGGTACTTTTGGAGGGATACTGGCCTTGGCTGTAGCAGGGAATATAACCAGGCAGGTGATGCCGCTGTTTATAGCACACCTGATCCTTTTGATCTTTGCTTGGGGAGGATTATTTATTTATCTTTTTAAAGACCGTTACTACTGGTGGATACTTTTCTCACCTACAGTAACGATCGGACTTTTCTTGATCATGGAGTTACTCACGGGTTCAGGCCATGAGTATACGATCCTGGGTTAAGCCTCTTCTTCTCTGTTTTTATTTTCGATCAGTTCATTGAGGAACTGTTCAAGTGAATATCGTTGTCTATACTCAGGGATCATAATATGGATCAAGATATCCCCAAGATCTGCAACAGTCCACTCATCTGTTTCATCAGTTGCAAGGAACTGCTCTCCTTGTGGTTTAAGCTCTCTCTTGAGATGATCAAAAAGTGCCTTTGTATGTTTTCCGTTCAGTGAATTTGCTATCACCACACGCTTTGCAACATAATCTGCATTATCTAGGTTAAATACCTCTATCTCTTCGGCTTTTTTATCATCTAGTATCGTGACAATTCTTTCAATTCGTTGGTCTAATGTCATCTATTGTTATCCTTTGTTTATTGACTCTTTTTGAGTTAACACTTGCTTAACAGATTCGGCGATTTTTTTATCTACACCGTCAAGCTGTTGTGTACTTCGTATATGTGTAGAGCTTATCTCTTCATCCAGTTCTATTTTTACCCATTTTCTCAGCATACCGGTATCAAAACTGCTATTTTTTCTTGTAGCTACTACCCATGTCACCTGTTGGTTTAACCACTCATACTGATGCCATTTTGTCAATGATCCAAGGTTGTCAGAACCTATGATAAAATACTTGACATCATATGCATTTTGAAAATGCCTTACAGTATCAGCAGTATACGTACTTTTACCCTGCAAAATCTCATAATCGCTTACTGAAACTTTTTCCAAAGGATCAAAAAGCGTGTGACACCATTGCAATCTGAGATTTGCCGGTGCAAGAGAACTCTGCTTAAACGGATTGAGGTATGCAGGTACGATAAAAAGCCTGTCAATATCCAATGATTCCACAGCTTTTGAGACAATTAGTTGATGTCCCTTATGCGGCGGGTCGAAACTTCCTCCGAAGATTGCAATGGACTCTCGTGCTTCTTTACCCAAATATAACCTCAAATACAGTAAAATTACGCAATTTTAGCATAATAATCAAGGGATAACAAATGGCTGTAAAAGTAGCAATCAACGGACTTGGTAGAATTGGTAGATGTGTAGCACGTATCATCGCTGATAGAGATGATATCGAGCTGGTGGCAGTCAATGCAAGCGGTGCGCATGAAATGATCGAATACAATGTCAAATATGACTCTGTTCATGGTACACGTAAAGACGTTAAAGTAGAAGACGGCTATCTTTGTATAGGTAAAGATAAAGCGAAGATCCTCGCAGAAAGAGATCCTGCAAAACTAGGCTTTGCTGAATTGGGTGTAGAACTGGTATTGGAATGTACCGGTGCTTTTTTGACTTCTGAGAGTGTACAGCCTTATTTGGACAGCGGTATCAAAAAAGTGCTTTTCTCTGCACCTGCAAAAGATGATACTGCAACCTTTGTCATCGGTGCGAATGAGAATGATTATGCCGGACAAGCAATAGTTTCAAATGCAAGCTGTACAACC
This is a stretch of genomic DNA from Sulfurovum zhangzhouensis. It encodes these proteins:
- the nadD gene encoding nicotinate (nicotinamide) nucleotide adenylyltransferase; the protein is MGKEARESIAIFGGSFDPPHKGHQLIVSKAVESLDIDRLFIVPAYLNPFKQSSLAPANLRLQWCHTLFDPLEKVSVSDYEILQGKSTYTADTVRHFQNAYDVKYFIIGSDNLGSLTKWHQYEWLNQQVTWVVATRKNSSFDTGMLRKWVKIELDEEISSTHIRSTQQLDGVDKKIAESVKQVLTQKESINKG
- the rsfS gene encoding ribosome silencing factor; this translates as MTLDQRIERIVTILDDKKAEEIEVFNLDNADYVAKRVVIANSLNGKHTKALFDHLKRELKPQGEQFLATDETDEWTVADLGDILIHIMIPEYRQRYSLEQFLNELIENKNREEEA